The Trichoderma asperellum chromosome 6, complete sequence region AGTTCTTCATGGTCAAGATTCCCAATGGTGATGGCTTGGTACAACCTTCGCCGACCAACCTATCAGATCCAAGCTCGGGTATCAACTGGGGCTTCGTTGAGCTAACCTATACAAACGCATTGGCTGTATTCGCAAATATCAGCTATGTTGACTTTGTCGGCATGATCCTCAGCATGAGCCTGTCCACTAAAGATGGAAGCGGTACTCAGATCACCAAGGGCCTCGATTCCGGCGCAGTCAGCCAGATTTGCAACGGTCTCGTCCAGCAGGGCAATGCAGACGGCTACCCATGGGCTTCTCTCTGTGTTGCCAACTCTGCGGGAACTCCCATCCGCGCACTGTCTCCCGGCGACTACACGGCCATCAACTCAGCCGGGTTCCAGAACTACTGGAACGGCTATGTCGACCAGGTCTGGAACCAGTACACAAACAACCCCCTCACCATCAACACTCAGAGCTCTGGCAACGTCAACTGCCAGGTTTCTGGCGGCACTCTTAACTGCAGTGGCGATAACCGTGGCTACGCCAAGCCTTCAGCTGCTGATATCTGGGGCTGCAACAGCGGACCATTCGCTATCCAGGGCGGTGACAATGCCATCCACGTGGCTGTTGTCCCCCGTCTCTGTGCTGCCTTTGTGCGATCCACCCTCCTCATTGCTGGCGGCAATATCCAGCCTGGTGTGAGTGCATCTCAGTACTATACCGTGAGCCCCACCAACCACTACAGCCGCCTCGTTCACCAGTACGAGGTTGACGGAAGAGGATACGCTTTCCCCTACGACGACGTCAACCCAGACGGCAACGAGAATGCTTCAGGTGTGCTGTCTTCGGGCTCCCCTGATACTCTGACCGTTTCTGTTGGTGCGCCACTGTCCTAATCATATGTATCTACCAACAAATCTATTGTATATACGAGAGATGAGAAATAGAGAAACCTAGGGTTCTCAAAAGTTTATAGATAGTacaaagaaataaaatgTGTGTATATCAATATATATCTCTCTGAACATAGTGACAAcggttatatttatataacacaaatattatttaaaactgcTCTAAGATTCTTCACATTTAACTACCTGCCTAAACAATCTTATCCTCGCCCTCTTTAGGAGTCAAGTGTAGCCGACGCCGCCACTTCATTCGACTCTTACGCAAGGCACGCTGTGTCCGGTCTAGAGGATAATTGACTGGGGATTCACCACcagtaaatataaagaaatcgTAAAGGAACGCCCCGGTAAATGAACCCATGAGCGTACCTGCGAAAGGGCCATAGAACCAATAAGGATTTGTGAATAGCTCAGAACCATAGCCAAGCGCCAAGAGCGCCAATCGTGGCCCAAAGTCACGGCTCGGGTTAAGAGCAGCGCCGGTCTGGTTGGCGAAACTGATAGTGAGACACGTAATAACTAGGCCAATAATAAGAGAGTTCATGCCCGCACCAGGGGGTGCATTTTGGTCGTCGCCGAGTGCTAGCACAACGACAGTCAGACACATTGTGCCTACAAACTCATTGAACAGAGCTGTAGGGACATTAATGTATGCGCTGCGCTGGTTTGTGACGAAGCAATTCATAATGTCTTGATCTGTGCCTGTGCTAGTCGAGAGATAATGCTGGATAGACACGTAATAGACACCATATGCAGCAAAACACGCACAAAAGGCCCCAATAAACTGTGCAAGAAAATACTCGGGCATCTTGCGCTTAGGAAATCCACGGTAGAACCATAACATAATAGTGATTGTAGGGTTCAGATGAGCTCCAGAAACGCCACCAGAGATGTAGATCCCTATCATGGTAGCAAAGCCCCAGGCCCAGGCTGTAGTATTAGGGTTACCGGCATTGGCCACGGTAACGGCAATGTCGGCGCAAAATCCGACGGTCAGTTGAATGAAGACCGCAAGAGATTCGGCCAACGCTTCGCGATGATGGGTGCGGACAACAGACCAGACAGTATGGTTGTTGTGAATTTCGTCTTCCACTAAATTCTGGACTAATGGGTGAAGATCCTCCGGATATGCCTCTTGATCGAGGCGAAGTGTTTCGAGAGACCTGTTGCCCTCAATGAGTTCGTCTGGTCCTAAATCAATTTCTCCCTCGCCCTCGTCTAGCCGCTGAGACTCACGGCTTAGTCTTTTCTTCGATGCGGTACTTGCATGCTCAGACTCGCCCTCTTCCACAGTATACAGAGGACTCTGGACCGACGGGCGCGTAATAGTAGGTCGTCTTTGGCTTGATCTT contains the following coding sequences:
- a CDS encoding uncharacterized protein (EggNog:ENOG41~SECRETED:SignalP(1-16)~CAZy:GH64); amino-acid sequence: MRYLTVLTALLGAVSAAPSLVYRAKSPFSVADPGTAEDIVITADNTLNGTFHSPNTTIVNKNAIHSRALAGNLPIKLINNFSGNQVNAYISGLDSDNRVVFIAADGSLIYPSSGGSSVPVPINSNIAIPLPSQGNSITVTLPIVLSSARIYFSEGNLQFFMVKIPNGDGLVQPSPTNLSDPSSGINWGFVELTYTNALAVFANISYVDFVGMILSMSLSTKDGSGTQITKGLDSGAVSQICNGLVQQGNADGYPWASLCVANSAGTPIRALSPGDYTAINSAGFQNYWNGYVDQVWNQYTNNPLTINTQSSGNVNCQVSGGTLNCSGDNRGYAKPSAADIWGCNSGPFAIQGGDNAIHVAVVPRLCAAFVRSTLLIAGGNIQPGVSASQYYTVSPTNHYSRLVHQYEVDGRGYAFPYDDVNPDGNENASGVLSSGSPDTLTVSVGAPLS
- a CDS encoding uncharacterized protein (TransMembrane:6 (i328-350o356-389i401-421o455-473i485-502o535-555i)) → MDQSSGPAHGSSNDDAGNPTSPIRQDTNEAVSSSRRGVSENQEDQDYGSLRRRSRASRRSTLRSTAPITTAGQGTQFNLAGPSDSQQLRSAHEPFVHPGYGDLNPSYEQPNNAKPIWSLAKPLPRVVRPGMVPTKNELLENCVNAELPAENSQKLGLDIDPNELEKGRIDKSADVRKMAAQVTDARVQRENNFIKTILASDAESTTGEIPQLVKTRSSQRRPTITRPSVQSPLYTVEEGESEHASTASKKRLSRESQRLDEGEGEIDLGPDELIEGNRSLETLRLDQEAYPEDLHPLVQNLVEDEIHNNHTVWSVVRTHHREALAESLAVFIQLTVGFCADIAVTVANAGNPNTTAWAWGFATMIGIYISGGVSGAHLNPTITIMLWFYRGFPKRKMPEYFLAQFIGAFCACFAAYGVYYVSIQHYLSTSTGTDQDIMNCFVTNQRSAYINVPTALFNEFVGTMCLTVVVLALGDDQNAPPGAGMNSLIIGLVITCLTISFANQTGAALNPSRDFGPRLALLALGYGSELFTNPYWFYGPFAGTLMGSFTGAFLYDFFIFTGGESPVNYPLDRTQRALRKSRMKWRRRLHLTPKEGEDKIV